One Anaerolineales bacterium DNA segment encodes these proteins:
- a CDS encoding FHA domain-containing protein: protein MTVELFTGKDPQGRIWEPDFSHEVHAAIRMIGKAWRAFHAAPELYLLAFNLHSPNIDMLVISERGIGLLEMKGHRGAIRINPEDHWLADGQKMLGFKPFPGRERPASSSYLNPHDQVQGHGERFMERFLPVVREQYPELTRGKRRGLRLQTCVCFTNPEADLAEIRKVAPEWSRGRLRSWESDFSVISADEVPEWISTLRFEVKQVDSPPYYPFRLTPAKMRPLLLALFSVERWKSVERILPVHRYGQLRQISEGRTAATYSLWEEETFLGRDPLKCTIVVPQHYTRVSRVHAVIRREADEIILEDLDSHNGTYLDGRRITGKAVLREGMAVSLGGRGQSQKECRYEFHRTGDAQEEMDTTEDGTRPHMFLLDAVQDESAQPQNRDQSNPQGKRVRPD from the coding sequence ATGACCGTCGAATTGTTTACAGGCAAAGATCCGCAAGGCCGTATTTGGGAGCCGGATTTTTCGCACGAGGTTCATGCGGCCATTCGGATGATCGGCAAGGCTTGGCGCGCCTTCCACGCCGCCCCGGAATTGTACCTTCTCGCGTTCAATCTCCATTCTCCGAACATCGACATGCTGGTGATTTCCGAACGGGGGATCGGCCTGCTGGAAATGAAGGGCCATCGCGGAGCCATCCGTATCAATCCCGAGGATCATTGGCTGGCGGACGGCCAAAAGATGTTGGGCTTCAAGCCGTTTCCGGGCCGCGAACGGCCGGCCTCGTCTTCCTACCTAAATCCGCACGACCAGGTCCAAGGGCACGGTGAGCGGTTTATGGAACGCTTTCTTCCCGTTGTCCGCGAGCAGTATCCCGAATTGACCCGCGGGAAACGACGCGGATTGCGGCTGCAGACGTGCGTTTGTTTTACCAATCCGGAGGCGGACCTCGCGGAAATCCGAAAAGTTGCGCCGGAGTGGAGCCGCGGGCGGCTGCGCTCCTGGGAAAGCGACTTCTCGGTCATTTCCGCGGATGAAGTTCCGGAATGGATTTCCACCCTGCGGTTTGAGGTCAAACAGGTGGATTCGCCGCCCTACTATCCGTTCCGGCTGACGCCGGCGAAGATGCGGCCGCTGCTTTTGGCGCTGTTTTCGGTGGAGCGATGGAAGTCGGTTGAGCGGATTCTCCCCGTCCACCGCTACGGACAGCTGCGGCAAATCAGCGAGGGGCGGACGGCGGCGACCTATTCACTCTGGGAGGAGGAGACCTTCCTCGGCCGCGATCCTCTAAAATGCACGATCGTCGTGCCGCAGCACTACACCCGGGTCAGCCGGGTGCATGCCGTCATCCGGCGCGAGGCGGATGAAATCATCCTGGAGGATTTGGACAGCCACAACGGAACCTACCTCGACGGCCGCAGGATTACCGGCAAGGCGGTTCTCCGCGAGGGGATGGCGGTTTCCCTGGGCGGGCGCGGGCAATCGCAGAAGGAATGCCGCTACGAATTTCACCGGACCGGGGACGCACAGGAGGAAATGGACACCACGGAGGACGGAACCCGGCCGCATATGTTTTTGTTGGACGCGGTTCAAGATGAGTCCGCCCAGCCGCAAAACCGGGATCAATCCAATCCGCAGGGGAAGCGGGTGCGGCCCGATTGA
- a CDS encoding LysM peptidoglycan-binding domain-containing protein yields MNPRVSDTTLWLDVPPNPGSRRLAAGWRFRAGRLLGPAVFLFLSVSACGPEELPATIPATATAESAELYSVLSPTPLPTRLLSEPGQIMDYQAQSGDTLEAVAAHFRTTVEDIRRQNPDLPGKITTLIPGEILRVPVYLAPFTGTPFQILPDSEVAAGPSTGHFSGSVFVENSPGYLKDYAEFVFGMRLDGWGVVETVARDFSVHPRLLLALLEYRSGALSRDDQSEALKAYPLGSTDITDIGLGMQLSWAAEMLNEGYYGWRTGWLGELELADGRVSHPDPWQNAGTVAVQYLLAHWFGQDEFDLAVGPEGFVQTYRRLFGDPFGYAEELIPGGLLQPAMQLPFEPGKIWIYTGGPHSVWGHHLPWAAVDFAPPSETYGCQESPEWATAAADGLVARSGPATVVLDLDFDGDEHTGWIVFYFHVAEAGRIPAGARLRAGDRIGHPSCEGGTATGSHIHIARRYNGEWISAGGPLAFNLSDWIVGYGDRPYQGTLSYYLEAVLHAYEGVTPDNRIMLPAAATPTPAA; encoded by the coding sequence ATGAATCCACGGGTATCGGATACTACGCTGTGGCTGGATGTGCCGCCGAATCCGGGTTCTCGCCGCTTGGCGGCAGGGTGGCGTTTCCGGGCGGGCCGGTTATTGGGGCCGGCGGTTTTCTTGTTCCTGAGTGTCTCGGCTTGCGGTCCGGAGGAATTGCCGGCCACGATCCCCGCAACGGCGACGGCCGAAAGCGCCGAGCTTTACTCAGTCCTTTCCCCCACGCCGCTTCCCACCCGGCTGCTCTCCGAACCGGGGCAGATCATGGACTATCAAGCGCAATCCGGCGATACGCTCGAAGCCGTCGCCGCTCATTTCCGCACCACCGTTGAGGACATCCGCAGGCAAAACCCCGATCTGCCCGGCAAGATCACAACGCTGATCCCGGGCGAGATCCTCCGCGTACCGGTGTACCTGGCTCCCTTCACCGGGACGCCGTTCCAGATTTTGCCCGACAGCGAGGTGGCGGCCGGACCTTCGACGGGGCATTTTTCCGGTTCGGTGTTCGTCGAGAATTCGCCCGGATACTTAAAGGACTACGCCGAATTCGTATTCGGGATGCGGTTGGACGGTTGGGGAGTGGTGGAAACCGTGGCGAGGGATTTTTCCGTGCATCCGCGCCTGCTCCTGGCGCTTTTGGAATACCGCTCAGGCGCGTTGAGCCGCGACGATCAAAGCGAGGCCTTGAAAGCGTATCCGCTCGGTTCGACGGACATCACCGATATCGGACTCGGGATGCAGCTTTCGTGGGCTGCGGAGATGCTGAACGAGGGATACTACGGCTGGCGGACGGGCTGGCTTGGGGAATTGGAGCTGGCCGACGGCCGGGTTTCCCACCCCGACCCGTGGCAGAACGCCGGAACGGTGGCGGTCCAATACCTGCTGGCGCACTGGTTCGGGCAGGACGAGTTCGATCTTGCCGTAGGTCCGGAGGGGTTTGTCCAAACCTACCGGCGGCTGTTCGGCGACCCGTTCGGGTACGCCGAGGAATTGATCCCGGGCGGTCTGCTTCAGCCGGCGATGCAATTGCCTTTCGAACCGGGGAAAATTTGGATCTATACCGGCGGACCGCATTCGGTCTGGGGGCATCATTTGCCGTGGGCGGCGGTCGATTTCGCCCCGCCGTCGGAAACGTACGGCTGTCAGGAAAGCCCCGAGTGGGCGACGGCGGCCGCCGACGGCCTGGTCGCACGCAGTGGTCCGGCGACGGTCGTTTTGGATTTGGATTTCGACGGCGACGAACATACCGGATGGATCGTTTTTTATTTTCACGTGGCGGAAGCGGGCCGGATTCCCGCCGGCGCGCGTTTGCGGGCCGGCGATCGGATCGGGCATCCTTCCTGCGAAGGCGGAACGGCGACCGGAAGCCACATCCACATCGCCCGGCGCTACAACGGCGAATGGATATCGGCCGGCGGCCCGTTGGCGTTCAACCTGAGCGATTGGATCGTCGGATACGGGGACCGGCCGTATCAGGGAACCCTCTCGTATTACCTGGAAGCCGTCCTCCATGCCTACGAGGGAGTCACGCCCGACAACCGAATCATGCTTCCGGCCGCGGCAACCCCGACGCCCGCCGCCTGA